One window from the genome of Thermococcus siculi encodes:
- a CDS encoding SPFH domain-containing protein, with protein MSFGVAALVIVGVFLLILLLLSVKVIRPYQKGLVERLGKFNRILEPGIHFIIPFMERVRVIDMREHVVDVPPQEVICKDNVVVTVDAVVYYQIMDPVKAAYNVSNFLMAIIKLAQTNLRAIIGEMELDETLSGRDIINARLREELDKITDRWGVKITRVEIQRIDPPKDIQEAMAKQMTAEREKRAMILLAEGKKESAIKEAEGQKQAAILKAEGEKQRQILIAEGQAEAIRKVLEALSQADEKYLTLQYIEKMPELAKYGNLIVPYDTESLIGLLRILQKVKETPLPEPRPPAEGSQNEPAGEKKA; from the coding sequence ATGAGCTTTGGGGTTGCGGCACTGGTGATCGTCGGCGTTTTTCTGTTGATACTGCTGCTCCTGAGCGTCAAGGTGATAAGGCCCTACCAGAAGGGACTCGTGGAAAGGCTTGGAAAGTTCAACAGAATACTTGAGCCGGGAATACATTTCATAATCCCCTTCATGGAGCGCGTCAGGGTCATAGACATGCGCGAGCACGTTGTTGACGTCCCTCCGCAGGAGGTCATCTGTAAGGACAACGTGGTAGTCACTGTCGACGCCGTCGTCTACTACCAGATAATGGATCCGGTTAAGGCCGCCTACAACGTCAGCAACTTTCTCATGGCCATTATCAAGCTCGCCCAGACGAACCTGCGTGCCATAATCGGTGAGATGGAGCTTGATGAGACCCTCAGCGGAAGGGACATAATCAACGCCCGCCTGAGGGAGGAGTTAGACAAGATAACCGACCGCTGGGGAGTTAAGATAACCCGAGTCGAGATACAGAGGATCGACCCGCCGAAGGACATCCAGGAGGCCATGGCCAAGCAGATGACCGCCGAAAGGGAGAAGAGGGCTATGATACTCCTGGCGGAGGGTAAGAAGGAGAGCGCCATCAAAGAGGCCGAGGGCCAGAAGCAGGCGGCCATACTGAAGGCCGAGGGTGAAAAGCAGAGGCAGATACTCATCGCGGAAGGTCAGGCCGAGGCCATAAGAAAGGTTCTCGAGGCCCTCAGCCAAGCGGACGAGAAGTACCTTACATTGCAGTACATCGAGAAGATGCCCGAGCTGGCCAAGTACGGCAACCTGATAGTTCCCTACGACACGGAGTCCCTTATCGGCCTGCTGAGGATACTCCAGAAGGTGAAGGAGACGCCGCTCCCTGAGCCAAGACCTCCGGCTGAAGGATCCCAAAACGAACCCGCAGGGGAGAAAAAGGCTTAA
- a CDS encoding NfeD family protein → MDLLPLSLLILGLLVVVLDMMVTAFITPIGIALIVLGLLMGFGVGFTESFVIALIAALISYIIVARYIKKDVKDAGKGKYTFELKGKRGKVVEIGKDHYIVELEGDRWIALPAEEKEELKIDDTVEVVDVDGVKLMVKKV, encoded by the coding sequence ATGGATCTGCTCCCCCTTTCACTTCTTATCCTCGGTCTTCTGGTAGTAGTCCTTGACATGATGGTCACGGCCTTCATAACGCCTATAGGCATAGCCCTCATAGTTCTCGGCCTCCTAATGGGCTTTGGAGTGGGATTCACCGAGAGCTTTGTCATAGCCCTGATAGCCGCCCTAATCTCATACATCATCGTTGCCAGGTACATCAAAAAAGACGTGAAGGACGCCGGGAAGGGCAAGTACACTTTCGAGCTGAAGGGCAAGCGTGGTAAGGTCGTCGAGATTGGGAAGGATCACTACATAGTTGAACTGGAAGGCGACAGATGGATAGCGCTGCCCGCGGAGGAGAAGGAGGAGCTAAAAATTGACGATACCGTGGAGGTAGTCGACGTAGACGGCGTAAAACTGATGGTGAAGAAGGTTTGA
- a CDS encoding amidohydrolase, translated as MFALTGTVIDSERVLKNAAVLVEGNSIREVIPAENVGEYNVDDVYGGEGYIILPGLINSHTHVAMAKFRGLGEDVPIERWLNEVIWPAELEWTPKEVRRWALLGMAEALANGSTTINDHYFFADEIAEVARELGIRAFIGQTVMDEVDFPIAAPEEGFHFFRRWDGKDELVKPTLAPHATNTVSLELMREIGELSRERNAPIHVHLSQSRGEVETVKRRYGLTPVEYLAEAGVLGERLIGVHGIYLDEEEVGLYGKSGATLVHCSLSMAKLEGRIAPVVELAKSGANIALGNDSPNPVGLMDMFTEMRFAAVLNKVWRKRTDVASAEEVFSWATVGGARALKLKAGLIKPGYLADLVLINARKPQFLPGENPYSHVVYSTRGSDVELVIVNGEVVYRDGLFTRIGKTLEDLWREAEEKLLPDL; from the coding sequence ATGTTTGCGCTCACGGGAACTGTGATTGACTCGGAGCGGGTTCTTAAGAACGCCGCCGTGCTGGTGGAGGGAAATTCAATCAGGGAAGTCATCCCCGCTGAGAACGTGGGGGAATACAACGTCGATGATGTCTACGGCGGGGAAGGTTACATCATCCTGCCCGGCCTGATAAACTCCCACACCCACGTCGCGATGGCGAAGTTCAGGGGCCTCGGCGAGGACGTTCCTATCGAACGCTGGCTAAACGAGGTAATCTGGCCGGCGGAGCTTGAGTGGACTCCAAAGGAAGTCCGTCGCTGGGCACTCCTGGGAATGGCCGAAGCACTTGCAAACGGCTCGACGACGATAAACGACCACTACTTCTTTGCGGATGAGATAGCAGAGGTTGCTAGAGAGCTTGGAATACGAGCCTTCATAGGCCAGACGGTCATGGACGAGGTGGACTTTCCCATAGCGGCACCGGAAGAGGGATTCCACTTCTTCAGGCGCTGGGATGGGAAGGATGAACTCGTTAAACCAACCCTCGCTCCCCATGCCACAAACACGGTCTCGCTTGAACTGATGCGCGAGATAGGCGAGCTTTCCCGTGAGAGGAACGCCCCTATCCACGTCCACCTCTCTCAGAGCAGGGGTGAGGTTGAGACAGTAAAGCGTCGCTATGGCCTCACGCCGGTTGAATACCTGGCAGAAGCGGGTGTTCTGGGAGAGAGGCTCATCGGCGTCCACGGCATCTATCTTGATGAGGAAGAAGTTGGACTCTACGGAAAGAGCGGTGCAACGCTCGTTCACTGCTCCCTCAGCATGGCGAAGCTGGAGGGCAGAATCGCCCCTGTAGTTGAGCTTGCCAAGAGTGGAGCGAACATAGCCCTCGGCAACGACTCCCCCAACCCCGTGGGTCTGATGGACATGTTCACGGAGATGCGCTTTGCCGCGGTTCTCAACAAGGTCTGGAGGAAGAGGACGGACGTTGCCAGTGCCGAGGAGGTGTTCAGCTGGGCCACCGTCGGTGGCGCCAGGGCACTCAAGCTGAAGGCAGGACTGATAAAACCCGGCTACCTGGCCGATCTGGTTCTGATAAACGCCAGAAAACCGCAGTTCCTCCCCGGGGAGAACCCTTACTCGCACGTCGTTTACTCCACAAGGGGGAGCGACGTTGAGCTTGTGATCGTGAACGGGGAGGTTGTTTACAGGGACGGGCTGTTTACGAGGATTGGAAAAACGCTGGAGGATCTGTGGCGGGAAGCGGAGGAGAAACTGCTCCCCGATCTCTGA
- the asnS gene encoding asparagine--tRNA ligase: MIDKVYCADVTPEMEGKRVKLAGWVYRKREVGKKVFIVLRDSSGIIQTIFKKELSEEAYAEAKKVGIESSVIIEGTVKADPRAPTGVEVQADKIQILQNVDFFPITKDASEEFLLDVRHLHLHSPKVAAVMKVKATMMQAAREWLLQDGWYEVFPPILVTGAVEGGATLFKLKYFDKTAYLSQSAQLYLEAAIFGLEKVWSLTPSFRAEKSRTRRHLTEFWHLELEAAWMDLWDIMKVEEELVSYMVQRTLELRKKEIEQYRKDDLKTLKNTVPPFPRVSYDEAIDILQSKGVEIEWGEDMGADEERILTQEFEAPFFVYGYPKGIKAFYMKEDPEDPRKVLAADMLAPEGYGEVIGGSQREDNYDKLVERIIEEEMDPKNYEWYLDLRKYGSVPHSGFGLGLERLVAWVLKLDHVRWATLFPRTPSRLYP; encoded by the coding sequence ATGATCGATAAGGTTTACTGTGCCGATGTCACTCCCGAGATGGAAGGTAAGCGCGTCAAGCTCGCCGGTTGGGTTTATCGGAAGAGGGAAGTCGGAAAGAAGGTCTTCATAGTCCTCCGTGACTCAAGCGGGATAATCCAGACGATATTCAAGAAGGAGCTGAGTGAGGAAGCCTACGCCGAGGCGAAGAAGGTCGGAATCGAGTCCAGCGTCATCATCGAGGGAACCGTCAAGGCCGACCCCCGTGCGCCCACCGGGGTTGAGGTTCAGGCCGATAAGATACAGATACTCCAGAACGTGGACTTCTTCCCGATAACCAAAGACGCCAGCGAGGAGTTCCTGCTCGATGTGAGGCACCTCCACCTGCACTCCCCGAAGGTCGCCGCGGTTATGAAGGTCAAGGCGACAATGATGCAGGCGGCCAGAGAATGGCTCCTTCAGGACGGCTGGTACGAGGTCTTCCCGCCGATACTCGTCACGGGAGCCGTTGAGGGCGGAGCTACACTCTTCAAGCTCAAGTACTTCGACAAAACGGCCTACCTCAGCCAGTCGGCCCAACTCTACCTGGAGGCTGCCATATTTGGCCTCGAAAAGGTCTGGTCGCTGACACCGAGCTTCAGGGCAGAGAAGAGCAGGACGAGGAGGCACCTCACGGAGTTCTGGCATCTGGAGCTTGAGGCAGCCTGGATGGACCTCTGGGACATAATGAAGGTCGAGGAGGAGCTTGTGAGTTACATGGTGCAGAGGACGCTTGAACTGAGGAAGAAAGAGATTGAGCAGTACCGCAAGGACGACCTCAAGACGCTAAAGAACACCGTTCCCCCCTTCCCGAGGGTGAGCTACGACGAGGCAATAGACATACTCCAGAGCAAGGGAGTCGAGATAGAGTGGGGCGAGGACATGGGTGCCGACGAGGAGAGGATACTCACCCAGGAGTTCGAGGCCCCGTTCTTCGTCTACGGCTATCCCAAGGGCATCAAGGCCTTCTACATGAAGGAGGACCCGGAGGACCCGAGGAAGGTTCTCGCGGCAGATATGCTCGCCCCCGAGGGGTACGGCGAGGTCATAGGCGGAAGCCAGCGTGAGGACAACTACGACAAGCTCGTGGAGAGGATAATCGAGGAAGAGATGGATCCGAAGAACTACGAGTGGTACCTCGACCTCAGGAAGTACGGTTCAGTACCGCACAGCGGCTTCGGCCTCGGACTGGAGAGGCTCGTTGCCTGGGTGCTCAAGCTCGACCACGTGAGATGGGCCACGCTCTTCCCGAGGACGCCAAGCAGGCTTTATCCGTGA
- a CDS encoding AbrB/MazE/SpoVT family DNA-binding domain-containing protein gives MYTRLYHDLDVGDYVELIIKAKVSDEVLCGMFIARLVDKGNITIPKGLRDAMHLEKDSIVEVIVAKAYRLNELLGDRAEIIRHLSLSKYHLDDLSPDEELKLFSE, from the coding sequence TTGTACACCAGACTCTATCACGACTTAGACGTTGGAGATTATGTTGAACTAATCATAAAGGCTAAAGTCAGTGACGAAGTGCTCTGCGGGATGTTCATCGCTAGACTCGTCGACAAGGGGAATATCACGATTCCAAAAGGACTCAGGGACGCAATGCATCTTGAAAAGGATTCAATTGTAGAAGTCATAGTTGCCAAAGCTTACCGGTTGAATGAGTTGTTGGGAGATCGTGCAGAAATTATCCGGCATTTATCTCTCTCGAAATATCACCTGGACGATCTCTCACCAGACGAGGAGCTAAAACTTTTCTCCGAGTGA
- a CDS encoding thiamine ABC transporter substrate-binding protein, translated as MRKLATLMLALLVIGALGAVKPVAAEETLTVYSYDSIEWWMKEIVPIFEEKYGVKVNLVLIGDAGQVLNRLILEKDNPQADVVVGIDNSYLAKAIDADILEPYKPGNVDVIPQWIIDSFDPTFHLTPYDYGYIAVNYRKDMVQNPPKSLDDLTKPEWKGKLIIEDPRTSSPGMAFLLWTIAVYGDDWLNYWQKLKENDVQIVKGWSEAWGAFSEGEYPLVLSYATSPAATVYYENNTNVGAVAFEEGNYLQIEGAGIVKGAKHPELAKKFIEFLISEEAQEKLPLNQWMYPVNKNVQLPEVFEYAVKIDKPVTVDSKEIEENYETWLKQWTELMVEGKSPEEITGTTGSPGETTSPGEGSGICGPGIIVGLALIPVLLRRK; from the coding sequence ATGAGGAAGCTCGCGACCCTGATGCTCGCCCTGCTGGTCATCGGGGCGCTTGGGGCGGTGAAACCAGTTGCCGCCGAGGAGACCCTGACGGTCTACTCCTATGACAGCATAGAATGGTGGATGAAGGAGATCGTCCCGATATTCGAGGAGAAGTACGGCGTCAAGGTAAACCTCGTCCTCATAGGCGACGCCGGACAGGTTCTCAACAGGCTCATCCTCGAGAAGGACAACCCGCAGGCAGATGTCGTGGTTGGAATAGACAACAGCTATCTCGCCAAAGCAATTGACGCGGACATCCTCGAGCCATACAAGCCTGGTAACGTCGACGTAATTCCCCAGTGGATAATCGACAGCTTTGATCCCACCTTCCATCTCACTCCCTACGACTACGGCTACATAGCGGTCAACTACCGCAAGGACATGGTCCAGAACCCGCCGAAGAGCCTCGATGATCTCACCAAGCCCGAGTGGAAGGGCAAGCTCATAATAGAGGATCCAAGGACAAGCTCGCCGGGAATGGCCTTCCTCCTCTGGACGATAGCGGTCTACGGTGACGACTGGCTTAACTACTGGCAGAAGCTCAAGGAGAACGACGTTCAGATCGTCAAGGGCTGGAGCGAGGCCTGGGGGGCCTTCAGCGAGGGCGAGTATCCCCTCGTCCTGAGCTATGCCACATCGCCGGCTGCAACCGTCTACTACGAGAACAACACCAACGTTGGGGCCGTCGCCTTCGAGGAGGGGAACTACCTCCAGATAGAGGGAGCCGGAATCGTCAAGGGAGCAAAGCACCCCGAGCTGGCCAAGAAGTTCATCGAGTTCCTCATAAGCGAGGAGGCCCAGGAGAAGCTCCCGCTCAACCAGTGGATGTACCCGGTGAACAAGAACGTCCAGCTTCCTGAGGTCTTCGAGTACGCGGTGAAGATCGACAAACCGGTCACCGTCGATTCGAAGGAGATAGAGGAGAACTACGAGACCTGGCTCAAGCAGTGGACCGAGCTGATGGTCGAGGGCAAGAGTCCGGAGGAGATAACCGGAACTACAGGCAGTCCGGGCGAGACCACCAGCCCCGGAGAGGGCAGCGGCATTTGCGGACCGGGAATAATCGTCGGGCTTGCCCTGATACCGGTCCTGCTCAGGAGGAAGTGA
- a CDS encoding calcium/sodium antiporter: MIAEIILFVVGLALLIKGSDYFVEAASRAAKGFGVSEFLIALVLASIATTLPEVTVSAISSYQGNPDIALGNAIGSALANIALILGLSAIIMPLEVESGAWKNSLFMIAVTAYAGVLMYDGTVSRLDGATLIILYLGFLYYLYKRHMTLEELPEEGKGNPRRDAAIMLASGLVVVVGAKLVVNSAVTLAEAFGVPEVVIGLTLVSIGTSLPELANSLTATLKRLPNISVGNVIGANILDVLMVIGIAALINPIRVDHTIYTFTLPLTLLVMVILTGALRLTGKIGRAVAGVLLAIYGYFLYAYYFVYAAGP, translated from the coding sequence GTGATAGCTGAAATAATCCTCTTCGTCGTCGGACTCGCCCTCCTCATCAAGGGGAGTGACTACTTCGTTGAGGCAGCCTCCCGTGCGGCCAAGGGTTTTGGAGTGAGTGAATTCCTCATAGCCCTCGTTCTGGCGAGCATAGCAACGACCCTTCCGGAGGTTACCGTCTCGGCCATCTCTTCCTATCAGGGAAACCCGGATATAGCCCTTGGAAACGCCATAGGGAGCGCCCTGGCGAACATTGCTCTTATCCTGGGTCTTTCCGCCATCATAATGCCCCTGGAGGTTGAATCCGGCGCCTGGAAGAACTCCCTCTTCATGATAGCGGTCACCGCCTACGCGGGCGTTCTAATGTACGACGGCACGGTGAGCCGCCTCGATGGAGCCACCCTCATAATCCTCTACCTCGGCTTCCTCTACTACCTCTACAAGAGGCACATGACGCTCGAGGAACTCCCGGAGGAGGGCAAGGGCAATCCAAGAAGGGACGCCGCCATAATGCTGGCCAGCGGCCTGGTGGTGGTCGTGGGCGCCAAGCTCGTCGTGAACAGCGCCGTCACCCTGGCGGAGGCCTTCGGGGTTCCGGAGGTCGTCATCGGCCTTACCCTCGTCTCCATAGGGACCTCCCTTCCGGAGCTGGCGAACTCGCTGACGGCGACCCTCAAGAGGCTTCCCAATATAAGCGTCGGCAACGTAATAGGCGCCAACATCCTCGACGTCCTCATGGTCATCGGCATAGCGGCGCTGATAAACCCCATCAGGGTGGATCACACGATATACACCTTCACCCTGCCCTTAACACTGCTGGTCATGGTCATCCTCACGGGCGCTCTCCGCCTCACCGGAAAGATTGGCAGGGCAGTCGCCGGAGTGCTGCTGGCCATATACGGCTACTTCCTGTACGCTTACTACTTCGTTTACGCCGCCGGCCCGTGA
- a CDS encoding TIGR00288 family NYN domain-containing protein: MKETLFKVLRRGGKEVTAEPAKPVKEKSIGLIIDGPNILRKEFGIKLEDIIDALERVGKIRVAKVVLNQYAPQGLIEAVVNQGLEPIIVAGDTDVRIAIEAMELIYNSDVEVIALATRDADFLPIINEAKRRGKDTIVIGVEPGFSVALQNAADYVIKMEGKDGETPNDF; the protein is encoded by the coding sequence ATGAAGGAAACGCTGTTTAAAGTTCTACGCCGGGGCGGCAAGGAGGTTACCGCGGAGCCAGCGAAGCCCGTGAAGGAAAAGAGCATCGGCCTTATCATAGACGGCCCCAACATTCTCCGCAAGGAGTTCGGAATAAAGCTCGAGGACATAATAGACGCACTGGAGAGGGTTGGAAAGATCCGTGTCGCCAAGGTCGTCCTCAACCAGTACGCGCCTCAGGGCCTCATAGAGGCCGTCGTCAACCAGGGACTCGAACCCATCATAGTTGCCGGCGACACAGACGTGAGGATAGCCATAGAGGCGATGGAACTCATCTACAACTCCGATGTCGAGGTAATAGCCCTCGCGACGCGCGATGCGGATTTCCTCCCCATAATCAACGAGGCAAAGAGAAGGGGCAAGGATACGATAGTCATAGGCGTTGAACCCGGGTTTTCCGTGGCGCTCCAGAACGCGGCTGACTACGTTATCAAGATGGAGGGGAAGGACGGGGAGACGCCAAATGACTTTTAA
- a CDS encoding TIGR00288 family NYN domain-containing protein has protein sequence MAGSNWERIISMTKDGMRSIGMMRRKISRGKRIALLIDGPNILRKEFGIKLEDIVEALEGLGDLRVAKVILNQYAPQGLIEAVSNQGFEAIVVSGETGVKLAVEAMREIYNPNIDAIALATRNAEFLPVILKAKEKGKETIVLGIEPGFSAALKHAADYTIILNPTGDEQ, from the coding sequence ATGGCGGGCAGCAACTGGGAGCGCATAATTTCGATGACGAAAGATGGGATGAGAAGCATCGGAATGATGAGGCGGAAGATAAGCCGCGGTAAGAGGATAGCGCTTCTCATCGATGGTCCGAACATCCTCCGCAAGGAGTTCGGAATAAAGCTCGAGGACATAGTCGAAGCACTCGAGGGTCTCGGCGATCTCAGGGTTGCGAAGGTCATTCTCAACCAGTACGCGCCCCAGGGCCTCATTGAGGCCGTGTCGAACCAGGGCTTCGAGGCCATAGTCGTGTCCGGCGAAACGGGTGTGAAGCTTGCAGTGGAGGCGATGCGTGAAATCTACAACCCCAACATCGATGCGATAGCCCTCGCGACGAGGAACGCGGAGTTCCTTCCGGTTATCCTCAAGGCCAAGGAAAAGGGCAAGGAGACGATAGTCCTCGGAATAGAACCCGGATTTTCGGCCGCGTTGAAGCACGCCGCGGACTACACGATAATCCTGAACCCGACGGGGGATGAGCAATGA
- a CDS encoding tRNA(Met) cytidine acetyltransferase TmcA, with protein sequence MTVKVRFDKEVRDYAKGEKVKDDVLRLTETALAQALEKFHRRMIVIEGDTLKKAELAGILAGASARVLDSVLEELIKKRLRDESENTIEVLYATDALGEDTFGRKRYEAFRKHFDVLAGGNTEIKAVTFKHTRDILGRTYDLLVLDMSYDYSPNDLGRIIETVRGGGLIFILAHPFKKWKDMWTGFHKSLVTPPYTIDDVKKRFNRRLIRKLTEYGEIYIITENGKLRKKPKRNKTQAKIKGRKGVEIPDETLFPRELYEMALTEGQVEVLKAFEGLVENEGMLVVTADRGRGKSVSVGIASIGLALALGKRTRIVVTAPEPENVQSLFRFARRALEKLGFKPYVVEEKGLIKELYARKIGLRYYPPAEGYRKSADLYILDEAAGIHVPILHKYLDKPRVVYSSTIHGYEGAGRGFSVKFLKKAKEKRQFRELHMDEPIRYADHDPIEKWLFDVLLLDAEPVELTEEDYEFIKNKEVYFEEPDLDDWFEHDREDLRNFVGIYILAHYRNRPSDVALLADAPHHEARVLRLKNGKIVTAVQIAKEGNIPKKVIEKMAKGYKPRGNIIPDMMVKHHTLKEFAKLKGYRIVRIATHPDAMDMGLGSKALELLEKEAKEKGLDWIGSGFGASEELARFWVKNGFAVVHLSPARNPVSGEFTAIVLKPISERAKKLIKIASDEFRVRLTEWLGDTHRELEPEIARWLFETPFGEAVDYPIHLTEIQKKRLDAFTGKVLTYDTVVDAVKPIVKLYFLDGWMKPYLDERQIRLLIYRVLQAHSWEETAKLIDRTETFTMIEVRDIIRGLWYYYKRLL encoded by the coding sequence GTGACCGTCAAGGTCCGCTTTGATAAGGAAGTGAGAGACTACGCTAAAGGTGAGAAGGTTAAGGACGACGTTCTCAGGCTCACCGAGACTGCACTCGCTCAGGCCTTGGAGAAGTTCCACCGGAGAATGATAGTAATCGAAGGGGACACCCTCAAAAAGGCTGAGCTGGCTGGAATTTTGGCTGGAGCTTCGGCGAGAGTCCTGGATTCGGTCCTTGAAGAGCTCATAAAGAAGCGCCTTAGGGATGAGAGCGAGAACACCATAGAGGTGCTCTACGCCACAGATGCACTCGGCGAGGACACCTTTGGGAGAAAGCGCTACGAGGCCTTCAGGAAGCACTTCGACGTTTTAGCCGGAGGGAACACCGAGATCAAGGCGGTTACCTTCAAGCACACTCGCGACATCCTTGGAAGAACTTATGACCTTCTGGTTCTGGACATGAGCTACGACTACTCCCCAAACGACCTCGGGAGAATCATAGAGACCGTCCGCGGCGGTGGACTGATATTCATCCTGGCTCACCCCTTCAAGAAGTGGAAGGACATGTGGACTGGCTTCCACAAGAGTCTCGTTACTCCCCCTTACACGATAGACGACGTGAAGAAGCGCTTCAACAGGAGGCTCATCAGAAAACTCACCGAGTACGGCGAGATATACATCATCACCGAGAACGGGAAGCTCAGGAAGAAGCCGAAGCGGAACAAGACCCAGGCGAAGATAAAGGGCAGGAAGGGAGTTGAGATTCCTGACGAGACCCTCTTCCCGCGGGAACTCTATGAGATGGCCCTTACCGAGGGGCAGGTTGAGGTTCTAAAGGCCTTCGAGGGGCTGGTGGAGAACGAGGGCATGCTGGTGGTTACGGCCGACAGGGGAAGGGGTAAGAGCGTCTCCGTTGGAATCGCCTCAATAGGCCTTGCCCTCGCGCTTGGCAAGAGAACGCGCATCGTCGTTACCGCCCCTGAGCCAGAAAACGTCCAATCCCTATTCCGCTTTGCCCGGCGCGCTCTTGAAAAGCTCGGCTTCAAGCCCTATGTTGTCGAGGAGAAGGGCCTGATAAAGGAGCTGTACGCGAGGAAGATAGGCCTGCGCTATTATCCTCCGGCTGAGGGTTACCGCAAGAGTGCCGACCTCTACATCCTCGATGAGGCGGCCGGCATACACGTCCCGATACTCCACAAGTACCTGGACAAGCCGAGGGTAGTTTATTCCTCGACGATTCACGGCTACGAGGGAGCGGGAAGGGGCTTCTCCGTCAAGTTCCTCAAGAAAGCGAAGGAGAAGCGCCAGTTTAGGGAGCTACACATGGACGAGCCGATCCGCTACGCCGACCACGACCCCATCGAGAAGTGGCTCTTCGACGTTCTGCTCCTCGATGCGGAGCCGGTCGAGCTGACGGAGGAGGATTACGAGTTCATCAAGAACAAGGAGGTCTACTTCGAGGAGCCGGACCTCGACGACTGGTTCGAGCACGACAGGGAAGACCTGAGGAACTTCGTTGGAATCTACATCCTCGCCCACTACCGCAACAGGCCGAGCGATGTGGCTCTGCTCGCCGATGCACCGCACCACGAGGCTAGGGTGCTCCGTTTGAAGAACGGGAAAATCGTTACCGCCGTGCAGATAGCCAAGGAAGGCAACATTCCCAAGAAGGTCATAGAGAAGATGGCCAAGGGATACAAGCCGCGTGGCAACATAATCCCCGATATGATGGTCAAGCACCACACCCTCAAGGAGTTCGCCAAGCTGAAGGGATACAGGATAGTCAGAATAGCCACTCACCCGGACGCGATGGACATGGGACTGGGGAGTAAAGCCCTTGAGCTTCTTGAGAAGGAGGCGAAGGAAAAGGGTCTTGACTGGATAGGCTCGGGCTTCGGCGCGAGCGAAGAACTGGCCCGCTTCTGGGTGAAGAACGGCTTCGCGGTGGTGCACCTCAGTCCGGCGAGAAACCCGGTCAGCGGCGAGTTCACCGCGATAGTCCTCAAGCCAATAAGCGAGAGGGCAAAGAAGCTGATCAAGATCGCTAGCGATGAGTTCCGCGTCAGGCTTACGGAGTGGCTCGGGGATACGCACAGGGAGCTTGAGCCGGAGATAGCGCGCTGGCTCTTCGAGACGCCCTTCGGGGAGGCCGTCGATTATCCGATTCACCTGACCGAGATCCAGAAGAAGCGCCTCGATGCCTTCACTGGCAAGGTCCTCACCTACGACACCGTTGTCGACGCGGTCAAGCCGATAGTGAAGCTCTACTTCCTCGACGGCTGGATGAAGCCCTACCTCGACGAGAGGCAGATAAGGCTCCTGATATACCGCGTTCTCCAGGCCCACAGCTGGGAGGAAACCGCGAAGCTCATAGACCGGACCGAGACCTTCACCATGATAGAGGTGCGCGACATTATCAGGGGTCTCTGGTACTACTACAAGAGGCTGCTCTAG